Proteins encoded by one window of Lathyrus oleraceus cultivar Zhongwan6 chromosome 1, CAAS_Psat_ZW6_1.0, whole genome shotgun sequence:
- the LOC127094211 gene encoding uncharacterized protein LOC127094211: MEVILEVRENKKEKEVIPLVKPIEEKKKKEAKPVIKLPYPQRVTKKDPRETDFEKFVTMFKNIESNMPFVEALEQMPMYKKFMKEIIAEKRPIGDGSIALNEKCSAISPGRRIPNKKKDPGAVTIPCTIKDKTFKKVLINFGASVSLMPLSIYQRLGIGSVSDTRINMKFAYESIKNASGIAKYILVTIERFSFPIDFLIIDIPEDEETPIILGRPFMRTSQCNFKIDHGTLTLKVYDDEITLNALNNRKLEVEKEYHY; the protein is encoded by the coding sequence ATGGAGGTAATTCTGGAAGTAAGAgaaaataagaaagaaaaagaagTTATACCACTAGTAAAGCCAATtgaagagaagaagaaaaaagagGCTAAACCTGTGATTAAGTTaccctaccctcagagagtgacaaagaaggatcCAAGAGAGACAGACTTTGAGAAATTCGTCACAATGTTCAAAAATATAGAGAGCAATATGCCTTTCGTTGAAGCACTCGAGCAAATGCCCATGTACAAAAAATTCATGAAAGAGATAATCGCTGAAAAGAGACCAATAGGAGATGGGTCAATAGCTTTGAATGAAAAGTGTAGTGCAATATCACCAGGTAGGAGAATCCCAAACAAGAAGAAGGATCCTGGAGCAGTCACAATCCCGTGCACTATAAAAGATAAAACTTTCAAGAAGGTACTAATTAATTTCGGAGCTAGTGTAAGTTTGATGCCATTGTCAATCTACCAAAGGCTTGGTATTGGAAGTGTCAGTGATACAAGGATAAATATGAAGTTTGCATATGAATCCATAAAGAATGCATCTGGGATAGCAAAATACATACTGGTGACAATAGAGCGATTTAGTTTTCCTATTGATTTTTTGATCATAGACATACCTGAGGATGAAGAGACACCTATCATTCTTGGTCGACCATTCATGCGAACAAGTCAATGCAATTTCAAAATAGACCATGGTACACTAACTTTAAAAGTCTATGATGATGAAATAACTTTGAATGCTCTTAATAACAGGAAGCTAGAGGTGGAAAAAGAATATCACTATTAA